The following nucleotide sequence is from Azoarcus sp. CIB.
AGAATGAGGAGCCCGAGCGTGAGGCCCGCAGAAAGGATGCTCTGCCCGAATCCGAAGGTGTACACGAACACGCCGAGCGCTAGCAGGCCATACACGATCGACGGCACACCTGCGAGGTTGGTCACATTGATCTCGATGATGTCGGTGAGCAGGTTCTTCGGCGCGTACTCTTCGAGGTAGATACCCGCGGCGACACCCAGCGGGACGGCCGAGACTGCCGTTACAAGCATTACGAGCAGCGACCCGACCCAGGCCGACAAGATTCCCGCCTGCCCGGCACGGCGCGACGGGAAGTTGGTGAAGAATTCGGGAGAAATGCGCTCCCAACCGGCCCAGGCCATCTGCGCAAACAGCGCAACGAAGGTCAGCACACCGATAAGCAGCGCAACGAAGCCGGCAACCGCGAACAGCAGTTCGCGGCGCTTGTTGCGCCGGATGATCTTTCTGATCAGGGGAATGTCTTCTGCTTTCATGCCATTCTTCTTAATAAGCTTCGCGGTATCGACGCCGCACGACGTGTCCGACAAGATTCAGGGCAAGCGTCATGAGCATCAGGCTCAGACCGGCCGCGAAGATCGACTGGTAGCCGATGGAACCGTGCGGCAGATCGCCCAGTGCAACCTGCACGATGTAGGCGGAGATCGTCTGTGCCGGCTCGAGCGGATTCAACGTAAAGTTGGGTTGCATGCCTGCCGCCACCGCCACGATCATGGTTTCTCCCACGGCACGCGAAATGCCCAGGATGTACGCGGACAGGATGCCCGACAAGGCCGCCGGGAAGACAACACGAAGCGCCGTCTGCAGCCGGGTTGCGCCCATGGCATACGAACCTTCGCGCATGCTCATCGGGACCGCGCGCATGGCGTCTTCGGCAAGGGAGCTCACGTACGGAATGATAGCGATACCCATGACGATGCCGGCCCCGAGCATGTTGAATCCCGACAGCTCCGGCATGAGCAGTTGAAGTATCGGAATGACTACCATCAGGGCAAAGTACCCGTACACGATGGTGGGAATGCCGCCGAGGAGTTCGAGAAAGGGCTTTACCAACTCACGAACCGCCGGGCGGGCGAATTCGGAAAGATAGATCGCGATCGTGGTTCCCAGCGGGATCGCCACGACCAAGGCTACGGCAGAGGTGGTCAGCGTACCCGCCAACAACGGCAGGATCCCGTAGCGCGGCTCGGCGAACAGCGGCGTCCACATCGTGTCCGTGAGAAAGTCCCAGATCGATACGGTGCCGAAGAAATTGACCGATTCGCTTACCAGCACCCAGATGATGCCGACCGTCGTGAGGACCGAGACGAACGCAGCCCCCAGAAGCAGGAGCTCGATTACGCGCTCCTTGAAGTTGCGCAGCGTCTTCTTCGCCAGGCGGTCGCTGACGGAGAGCGGACCGTAGGGCACGAGTGCGGCGGCACCGCCGGAATTGTTTTCTTGCATTGGACGCCTACAAACAACAAAAGGGTGCCCGGGCGGAACGCCCGGGCACCACAACCTTCAGATACGATCAGAGCTTGGCTTCGCGAGCCAGCAGCGAATCGATCGTTACACCGACTTCAGCTTCGCCACCGAAGACGGTGCCGAGCTTCTTCTTGTTGACGTGGTCCAAGGCGATCTCATATGCCTTGGCCGGGAGCGGAACGTATTTCACTTCGGTCGCGAGCTTGCTTGCATTTTTCAGATAGTAGGTCACGAAGTCGCGGACTTCAGCCTTTTCAAGGGATTTTTCCGCAACGTAGATGAAGATCGGACGCGAGAGCGGATTATACGAACCGTCAAGCACCGCCGCCGCACCGGGCAGAACTGGCTTGCCTTCCTTATTCACGATCGACACAGCCTTGAGCTTGCCCTGGTTTTCCGCGTAATAGGCATAACCGAAGTAGCCGATGGCGTTGATGTCGCGGGAGACACCCTGTACCAGCACGTTGTCGTCCTCGGAGGCCGTGTAGTCGCCGCGAGAGGCCTTCGCTTTGCCGACGACCGCTTCCGTGAAGTAATCGAAGGTACCCGAATCCGACCCGGCACCAAACAGCTTGAGCGGCGCATCAGGGAAGGACGGATCGATCTGTTTCCAGCTGGTGACGGCGCCCTGCGCGCCCGGCTCCCACATCTTCTTGAGCTGCTCGACCGACAACTGCTTGATGAAGGCATTCTTGGGGTTCGCGACGACGGTCAGGGCATCGAAAGCGACCGGCAGCTCGATGTACTTGATGCCGGCTTGCGAGCAGGCTTCCATTTCCTTCTTCAGAATGGGACGCGAGGCGTCAGCAATGTCGATTTCGCCGCGGCAGAACTTCTTGAAACCGCCTCCGGTTCCGGAGATGCCGACCGTCACCTTCACTTCACCTTTCTTGGAGGACTGGAAGTCCTCTGCGACTGCCTCGGTGACCGGGAACACCGTGCTCGAACCGTCGATCTTGACCAGGGACTGAGCATGCGCGGCCTGCGCTCCCAGCACGAGGACGGCGGCTGCGAGAGCAGTCTGCTTGAAACCCGACATAGTGAATCTCCAGTGAATGAACTCTATCATTGTCCGAACCGGATGCAGCGCGCGGAGCCGACAGGCCCGACAAATCGCATCTGCCACGCGGATGCATCCCGAAGTGCGCACACTTTAGTTGCAGCACATTTCAAGAATGTGACAGTTCATATACGGGGCTTAACAGTGGCCGTTCGTTGCTTTTTCGATGCAATCTGCGATCTCACGCGCAAGGCCTTCGACCTCGGCGCAGTCCTGCCCTTCCACCATGACCCGCAGCAGCGGTTCGGTACCCGACGGACGAAGCAGCACACGACCACGGCTTCCCAAGCGTGACTCGGCGTCCTTGGCGGCAGAGGCGATGCCCTGATGTGCCTGCCAGTCGAATCCGGCCGGAAGCTTCACGTTGATCAACTTCTGGGGATAGAAGACGAGATCCGCGCACGCTTCGGCAAGGCTCTTTCCCGTCTGCAGTAGGGCGGCTAGAACTTGCAGGGCGGAAATGATGCCATCTCCGGTGGTGTGCCGGTCGAGACAGATGATGTGGCCCGAGTTCTCTCCGCCCAGCTTCCAGCCCTTCTCCTGAAGCATCTCGAGCACGTAGCGGTCGCCGACCCTCGCCCGGGCGAAGGGGACGCCCAGCCTCCCGACCGCATGCTCGAAACCAAGATTGCTCATGAGGGTGCCCACGACGCCATCGAGACGTCCCCGCGCCCGTTGCGCAGATGCGATCACGTAGAGCAGCTTGTCGCCATCGTAGAGTTCGCCACGCGCGTCCACCATCATCACGCGATCGCCGTCGCCGTCGAGCGCGATACCGAGATCCGCCTTGTTGGCCAGTACCGCCGCACGCAGGTGCTCCGGCGAAGTAGCCCCGCAGCGCTCGTTGATGTTGAGCCCGTTGGGCTCTACGCCGACCGAAACCACTTCGGCCCCGAGTTCGTGAAATACGCTCGGTGCGATGTGGTACGCCGCTCCATTGGCACAATCGAGGACGATCCTGAGCTCTCGCAGATCCAGTTCGTTCGGGAAGGTGCTCTTGCAGAATTCCACGTAACGGCCTGCGGCATCGTCGATGCGCCTCGCCTTGCCGAGCCTGGCCGACTCCGCGCAGCCCATCGGCTGGTCCACGCGCGCCTCGATCTCCATCTCGACTGCGTCGGGCAGCTTACTTCCGTCGGCCGAAAAGAACTTGATGCCGTTATCGTAATAGGGGTTGTGCGAAGCGGAGATCACGACGCCAGCCTGCAAACGCAGGGCGCGCGTGAGGTAAGCCACGGCGGGCGTCGGAACCGGTCCAGCGAGCAACACATCGACTCCGGCGGCGGCAAAACCCGCCTCCAGGGCGGCCTCGAGCATATAGCCGGAAATACGGGTGTCCTTTCCGATCAGCACCGCCGGCCGATCACCGCGCGGCAATTGCTCCCGCCCGACGATCGTCACACCCGCTGCGTAGCCGAGCCGCATCACGAAATCAGGCGTGATCGCGGAGTCTCCGACCTTGCCGCGGACTCCGTCAGTACCGAAATATTTACGCGCCATGACTGCTTCCGATTACAAAACCCGGATTATCGCATTCTCAGCGTTCGCGACGACAGCTGTCGATCAGGACACGCCGAACCGTACCGCCTCCCAAACGGCAACTGCATCGCGCGTCTGCGCCACATCATGCACGCGGACAATACGTGCGCCGCGTTCGATGGCAATCAGGGCGGCAGCGACGCTTGCGACGGTCCGGTCTGCAACGGCACGCCCGGTAATGGCGCCCAACATCGACTTGCGCGACACACCGATGAGCAGCGGATAACCTGTCTCAAGGAAGCAGTCGAGCGCACGCATTAGGGAGAGATTGTGTTCCAGCGTCTTCCCGAAACCAAAGCCGGGATCAAGCAGGATGCGCCCTCTGGCAACCCCCTGAGCCTCCAGCGCGCGCACTTGTCGATCGAGAAAATCAATCACCTCGCCCACCACGTCGTTGTAGTGAGGGGCCTCCTGCATGCTGCGCGGTTCGCCCTGCATGTGCATCACGCACAAGGCGGCATCGGAATCGCTCACCGCCTCGATCGCCCCGGGCGCGCGGAATCCGTTGATGTCGTTGATCAGACTCGCACCCGCAGCCAGGGACGCACGCATGACCGCAGGCTTCACCGTGTCGATGGACACAGGAACCGGCCAGTCGGCAAGGCGCTCGACAACGGGAACGACGCGGTCGAGCTCCTCCTGCTCGGAGACGGAGTCGGACCCTGGGCGAGTCGATTCGCCACCGATGTCAAGGATATGCGCGCCGGCCGCGACTGCACTTTCGCAGCGCCGCAAGGCGGCATCGATGTCGTGGCCGAGCCCATCTCCGCTGAATGAGTCCGGCGTAGTGTTGATGATGGCCATGATGCGCGGGCGCTCGAGATCGATGTCGAACCGGCCGCACTTGAGAACCGCCATGAGCTCTTTCTCCTGAAAAAGAATCGGGCCGACTCTCGTCGGCCCAATTCGAGGTGCGTCAAGGCTTGATCGGATCAGGCGACGGGCGCAGCCGCCGTCGGTGCTGCACCAGGCGCATCGTCGTCGCGCGAGCTCCGGACCGCCTGCGACGTCGGCTTCGGCGCGCGCGGGGGCTGACCCATCATGATGTCTTGGATTTGATCCGCATCCAGGGTCTCCCACTCGAGGAGCGCCTTCGTCATCGTCTCGATCTTGTCGCTGTTTTCCTCGATCAGACGGCGCGCCAGAGCGTACTGCTGGTCGATGATGCGACGAATCTCCGCGTCCACCTTCTGCATCGTGGCTTCCGATACGTTACGGTGAGTGGTGACCTGCCTTCCGAGGAAGATCTCGCCTTCTTCCTCGCCATACACCATCGGGCCGAGGTTGTCCGACATACCCCACTGGGTCACCATCCGGCGCGCAAGATCGGTCGCGCGCTGGAAGTCGTTCGATGCCCCGGTCGTCATCTGCTTCATGAAGATCTCTTCGCAGATCCGGCCGCCGAACAACACGGCGATCATCTGCAACAAACGCTCGCGATCTTGGCTGTAGCGATCGGTCTCCGGCAGTTGCATCGTCACGCCCAAGGCGCGGCCACGCGGGATGATGGTGACCTTATGCACCGGGTCGGTCTTGTCGAGCAGCTTGGCGACCACTGCATGACCCGACTCGTGGTAGGCGGTGTTGCGGCGCTCTTCTTCGGGCATGACCATGGAGCGACGCTCCGAGCCCATCATGATCTTGTCCTTGGCGCGCTCGAAGTCGTCCATATCTACCAGACGCTTGCTCCCGCGTGCCGCGAAAAGTGCCGCCTCGTTGACGAGGTTTGCAAGGTCGGCGCCGGAGAAACCGGGTGTGCCGCGCGCTAGAACGACCGGCTCGACGTCCGGCGCGATCGGCACCTTGCGCATGTGCACCTTGAGGATCTGCTCGCGGCCGCGGATGTCCGGCAGCGGCACGACGACCTGGCGGTCGAAGCGCCCGGGACGAAGCAGCGCCGGGTCAAGCACGTCGGGACGGTTGGTGGCGGCGATCACGATCACGCCGGTCTGCCCTTCGAAACCGTCCATCTCGACCAGCAACTGGTTAAGCGTCTGTTCGCGCTCGTCGTTGCCGCCGCCCATGCCGGCGCCACGCTGGCGACCGACGGCATCGATCTCGTCGATGAAAATGATGCACGGAGCGTGTTTCTTGGCCTGCTCGAACATGTCGCGCACACGTGCTGCACCAACGCCGACAAACATTTCGACGAAGTCAGAACCGGAGATCGAGAAGAAGGGAACCTTAGCCTCGCCGGCGATGGCCTTCGCGAGCAGCGTCTTGCCCGTTCCGGGGGAACCGACCATCAGGACACCCTTCGGGATGTGTCCGCCGAGCTTCTGGAATTTGGACGGATCACGGAGGAAATCGACGAGTTCCGCCACCTCTTCCTTCGCCTCGTCACAGCCGGCGACGTCCGCGAAGCTCAGCGAATTCGCCGACTCGTCGAGCATGCGGGCCTTCGACTTGCCGAACGAGAACGCACCGCCGCGCCCGCCCCCCTGCATCTGGCGCATGAAGAACACCCATACGCCGATGAGCAGGAGCATCGGGAACCACGACACGAAGATGCTCATCAGGAAGGACTGCTCTTCCTCGGGCTTGCTTGCATTGACGGCAACACCGGCGCGGATCAGGTCCGACACCATCCAGATGTCCTGCACCCCGGGTGTATAGACCGTGATCTGACGGCCTTCCTGCGTAGTTGCACGCACGAGCCGACCGTCAACCGTCGCCTTCGCGATGCGCCCAGCCTTCGCCTCCTCGAGGAATTGGGAATATTCCATCGTGTTGGTCGAGACCTGTCGCGAATTGAACTGGTTGAACACCGTCATCAGGACGACGCCGATGACCATCCAGATCGCGAGATTCTTGAAGAGATTATTCAACTTCTTTCCTTATGAGCCCATGGGGGCAGCGAAACATTGACCCATTCTAGTGGCGAACGTTCCACTGCGTAAACCAATGGTCACGATCGAAACAGCCAATCGATGCGGCAGGTTCGGCTCAGTCGGGCTTGCGCCTCAGACCCAGGAGATAGACCTCGGCGCTGCGGTCTCGCGAGGCCTTCGGCTTGCGCACCTGAAGCGAGGCGAAATGGCGCTGGATCTCGCTACGGAACTCCATGAAGCCGGCGCCCTGAAACACCTTGATAAGAAAATTTCCGCCAGGTTTCAGATGCCGTGCCGCGAAATCGAGAGCCAGTTCGCCGAGATGGATGGAACGCGCCTGGTCCACCGTGTCGATACCCGACATATTGGGGGCCATGTCGGAAAGTACAAGGTCGACCGGCTCACCCGCGAGTCGGTTTTCGAGTTCGGCCAACACCGCATCTTCCTGAAAATCGCCCTGAATGAACTCCATGCCGAACAATGGCTCGACCGGAAGCAGGTCGAGCGCAAACACACGCCCGCCCCTGCCGACACGTTGCAGTGCGACCTGCGTCCAGGAGCCCGGAGCGGCTCCGAGGTCGACAACGACCATGCCGGGTCGCAGCAGATGGTCCTTGTCATCGATCTCCATCAGCTTGTACGCGGCACGCGAACGGTAGCCTTCGCTCTTCGCACGCTGCACGTAGGAGTCGTTCACGTGCTCGTGCATCCATGCCTTGCTGGTCTTGGTCCTAGTCATGGGAGTAGAATCCATGCCCCTGAAAGATTTGAGAAAACGATGATCGAACTATCCCCTGCCCGTCGCCGCGAATTGCGGGCCGCGGCCCACCATCTGAACCCGGTTGTCAGCGTCGCGGGCAACGGGCTCACGCCGACCGTGCTGGGCGAGATCGACCGTTCCCTGCAGGCACATGAGCTTATCAAGATCAAGGTTCATGGTACCGAGCGCAGCGACCGCGATGCGCTGATGCAGGCAATCTGTGAGGAACTCGGCGCTGCCCCGGTGCAGCACATTGGGACGATCCTGGTCGTGTGGCGCGAACGTCGCGAAGAGGAAGCGACCGCGTCGCCGAAGACCGCCTCTGCGGTAAACACGCCGCGAGCCGCCAAGGCCAAGTCGGCCCGCGCATTCGCTGCCACGGCGCGACGCACCGCGCTCATCAAGGCCGCCGCGGACAAGAAACGGCTGGCAGAAAAGCGCACCAGAAGCCCCGTTCGCAAGTCCGGGCCGCTCGGCAACAAGTGATCTCGGATTGCAGCAGGGGGCACATGCCACCCTTTACGGAATCGCATATCGGGCCGGGCATTGCTCCCGGCCCGTTTGCTTTCAGATGTAGAGTACTTCGATAATCTCGTATTCACGCACGCCGCCTGGAGCCTGCACCTCGGCGATGTCGCCGGCGTACTTGCCGATCAGCGCGCGGGCGATTGGAGAACTGATGGAAATCTTGTTCTCCTTGATGTCGGCCTCGTCGTCACCGACGATCTGGTAGGTGACCGCCTTCCCTGACTCCATGTCCTCAAGGTTCACGGTCGCGCCGAATACACAGCGCCCATCGGCATCGAGAAGGCGCGGATCGATAATCTGCGCGTTCGCGATCTTTCCCTCGACTTCCTTGATCCGGCCCTCGACGAAGCCCTGACGCTCCTTCGCCGCGTCGTATTCAGCGTTTTCGGAGAGATCGCCGTGCGAGCGCGCTTCGGCGATCGCCGCGATCACGCTCGGACGATCGACGGTCTTGAGGCGATGCAGTTCGATGCGGAGTTTTTCCGCACCATTCACGGTAAGGGGAGTCTTGTTCATGATTGCTTGTTCAGTTCCGCGTGCAGGGACTGGAGGCCGTAAACCTCGAGTCCTTCAAGGTGGCGCATGCCCATGCAGGCGGCGCGGGCACCCTCGATGGTCGTGAACACCGTGAGCTTCGCTGCCAGCGCGCTCGTACGGATGGACCGCGAGTCGACGATCGCCTGGCGCTTCTCCTCGACGGTGTTAATGACCATGCTCACTTCATTGTTCTTGATCATGTCCACGATGTGCGGACGTCCTTCGGTGACCTTGTTGACGACGTTCACGGGAATTCCCGCTGTTTCGATCGCCGAAGCCGTGCCCCGCGTAGCGACGATACGGAAACCGAGTTCATTCAGCTCACGCGCGACTTCGACGGCGCCACCGCGGTCGGTCGGCTTCACGCTGATGAATGCCGTACCCGATTGCGGCAGCCGCACGCCAGCGGCGAGCTGCGACTTCACGAACGCTTCCGCGAAACTGCGGCCGACCCCCATGACTTCGCCCGTGGATTTCATCTCTGGCCCGAGGATGGTATCCACGCCCGGGAACTTGACGAACGGGAACACCGCTTCCTTGACCGAGAAGTACGGCGGAACGATTTCGCCGGTGACACCCTGGCTGGCAAGGCTCTGCCCCGCCATGCAGCGGGCGGCGACCTTCGCGAGCTGCAGGCCGCAGGCTTTGGAGACGAAGGGCACGGTGCGTGACGCACGCGGGTTCACTTCGAGCACGTAGACGGTCGCGTCGTCGCCTTCCCCCTGGATGGCGAACTGGACGTTCATGAGGCCGCAGACGTTGAGCGCTCGCGCCATCGCCTCGGTCTGCCGACGCAGTTCGTCCTGCAGTCTGGCCGACAGCGTGTACGGTGGCAGTGAGCACGCCGAGTCGCCGGAGTGAACGCCAGCCTGTTCGATGTGCTCCATGATGCCGCCGATGATGATCTGCTCGCCGTCGGACAGCGCATCGACGTCCACCTCGGTGGCGTCGTTGAGGAAGCGATCGAGCAGCACCGGCGACTCGTTGGAGACCTTCACGGCCTCGCGCATGTAGCGCTCGAGATCCTTCTGCTCATGCACGATTTCCATCGCACGGCCGCCGAGCACGTAGCTGGGACGCACGACGAGCGGATAACCGATCTCCGCCGCGAGCCGCACGGCCGCCTCGGGGGTACGGGCGGTACGGTTCGGCGGTTGCTTGAGGCCGAGATCGTTGAGCAACTTCTGGAAGCGCTCGCGGTCCTCGGCCGCATCGATCATGTCCGGGCTCGTGCCGATGATGGGCACGCCGTTCTCTTCCAGGGCCTGCGCACGCTTGAGCGGCGTCTGGCCGCCGAACTGGACGATGACGCCGACGGGCTTCTCGATATGTACGATCTCGAGAATGTCCTCGAGCGTGATCGGTTCGAAGTACAGGCGATCGGAAGTATCGTAGTCGGTCGAGACGGTCTCGGGGTTGCAGTTGACCATGATGGTCTCGTAACCATCTTCGCGCAGGGCGAGCGCGGCGTGGACGCAGCAGTAGTCGAACTCGATGCCTTGGCCGATGCGGTTGGGGCCGCCGCCGAGGACCATGATCTTCTTCTTGTCGGTCGGACGCGCTTCGCACTCTTCCTCATAGGAGGAGTACATGTAGGCGGTCGAGGTCGCGAATTCGGCGGCGCAGGTGTCGACGCGCTTGAACACGGGTCGCACTCCGTTGGCGTGACGGTGCAGGCGCACGGCCGTTTCATCCACGCCGAGCAGTTTCGCAATGCGGCGATCGGAGAAGCCCTTGCGTTTGAGTCCACGCAGTTCGGGCGCCTGGATCGCCTTCAGCGAGCGACCGGTGATGGCCTTCTCCGTCAGGACGATATCCTCGATCTGCGCGAGGAACCAGGGATCGATCTTGGTCAGGTTGAACACCTGCTCCTGCGTATAGCCTTCACGGAAAGCCTGGCCAACGTACCAGATGCGCTGGGGACCGGGATTCGCGAGTTCGTGCTCGAGGTCGGCACGGTCGGCCTCGACCTCGTCGAGACCGTAGACCCCCACTTCCAGCCCGCGCAGGGCCTTCTGGAAGGACTCCTGGAAGGTACGGCCCATCGCCATGACTTCGCCGACCGACTTCATCTGCGTGGTGAGTCGGTCGTTCGCCTGCGGGAACTTCTCGAAGGCGAAACGCGGGATTTTGGTGACGACATAATCGATCGAGGGCTCGAACGAGGCCGGCGTCGCACCGCCGGTGATGTCATTCTTGAGCTCGTCGAGCGTGTAGCCGACGGCGAGCTTGGCCGCGACCTTGGCGATCGGAAAACCTGTGGCCTTCGATGCGAGCGCGGACGAGCGCGACACGCGCGGGTTCATCTCGATGACGATCATGCGACCGTCCTTGGGATTGATCGCGAACTGGACGTTCGAACCGCCCGTGTCGACGCCGATTTCGCGCAACACCGCGATCGAGGCGTTACGCAGGATCTGGTATTCCTTGTCGGTGAGCGTCTGCGACGGCGCGACAGTGATCGAGTCGCCGGTGTGCACGCCCATCGGGTCGAGGTTCTCGATGGAGCAGACGATGATGCAGTTGTCCGCGCGGTCGCGGACGACTTCCATCTCGTACTCTTTCCAGCCGAGCAGCGACTCTTCGATCAGCAGCTCGTTGGTCGGGCTCGCCTCAAGACCGCGCTTGCAGATCTCCTGGAACTCTTCCATGTTGTAGGCGATGCCACCGCCGGTGCCGCCGAGCGTGAAGCTCGGACGGATGATCGCCGGGAAGCCGATGCCGCCTTGAACCTGCAGCGCCTCTTCCATGCTGTGGGCGATGCCCGAGCGCGCCGAGCCGAGACCGATCTTGGTCATCGCGTCCTTGAACTTCAGGCGATCTTCGGCCTTGTCGATCGCCTCGCGCGAGGCGCCGATGAGCTCCACGCCGTACTTCTCCAGCACGCCATGCTTAGCGAGATCGAGCGCGCAGTTTAGCGCGGTCTGTCCGCCCATCGTCGGCAGCAGCGCACCCGGGCGCTCCTTTTCGATGATGCGCTCGACCACCTGCCAGGTGATCGGCTCGATGTAGGTGACGTCGGCCGTACCCGGGTCGGTCATGATCGTCGCCGGGTTCGAGTTCACCAGGATGACCTTGTAGCCCTCCTCGCGCAGCGCCTTGCAGGCTTGGGCGCCGGAATAGTCGAATTCGCACGCCTGCCCGATGATGATCGGGCCGGCGCCGATGATGAGAATGCTTTGGATGTCTGTGCGCTTAGGCATTGCCTAACCTCGGTCTTGCGTTGGGGAGCGGCAGCGCGAGCTGCCGCTTGCGAATCATTTGCGCGCTTCGAGCAGCTTGATGAAGCGGTCGAACAGGTAGGCGACGTCGTGCGGACCGGGGCTTGCCTCGGGGTGCCCCTGAAAGCAGAACGCTGGCACGTCCGTGCGCTCCATGCCCTGCAGACTGCCGTCGAACAGCGAGACGTGGGTCGGACGCAGGTTCGCCGGCAGCGTGTCGGCGTCGACCGCAAAGCCGTGGTTCTGGCTGGTGATGAGCACCTGTCCGGTATCGAGGTCCTTGACCGGGTGGTTCGCGCCGTGATGACCGAACTTCATCTTCACGGTCTTCGCGCCGGACGCGAGCGCCATGAGCTGATGGCCGAGGCAGATGCCGAAGGTCGGGATGCCGCGGGCGAGGAATTCACGGATGGCGGCGATCGCGTAGTCGCAGGGCTCGGGGTCGCCAGGGCCGTTCGACAGGAAGATGCCGTCCGGATTGAGGGCGAGAACTTCCGCTGCGGGTGTCTGCGCGGGCACGACGGTGAGCCTGCAGCCGCGGCTCGCCAGCATGCGCAGGATGTTGCGCTTGACGCCAAAGTCATAGGCGACGACGTGGAATCGGGTCTTCCGTTCGGCCTGATA
It contains:
- the carA gene encoding glutamine-hydrolyzing carbamoyl-phosphate synthase small subunit; this translates as MTASPPALLALADGTVFFGKGIGAAGSTVGEVVFNTSMSGYQEILTDPSYCRQIVTLTYPHIGNTGVNREDVESGRVHAAGLVIRDLPILPSNFRMDQTLDAYLKAENVVAIAGLDTRKLTRVLREKGAQAGCIVTAAEGASLNAEAAIAQARAFPGLAGMDLAKVVSAERTVEWAEGEWTLGEGYQAERKTRFHVVAYDFGVKRNILRMLASRGCRLTVVPAQTPAAEVLALNPDGIFLSNGPGDPEPCDYAIAAIREFLARGIPTFGICLGHQLMALASGAKTVKMKFGHHGANHPVKDLDTGQVLITSQNHGFAVDADTLPANLRPTHVSLFDGSLQGMERTDVPAFCFQGHPEASPGPHDVAYLFDRFIKLLEARK
- the carB gene encoding carbamoyl-phosphate synthase large subunit, whose product is MPKRTDIQSILIIGAGPIIIGQACEFDYSGAQACKALREEGYKVILVNSNPATIMTDPGTADVTYIEPITWQVVERIIEKERPGALLPTMGGQTALNCALDLAKHGVLEKYGVELIGASREAIDKAEDRLKFKDAMTKIGLGSARSGIAHSMEEALQVQGGIGFPAIIRPSFTLGGTGGGIAYNMEEFQEICKRGLEASPTNELLIEESLLGWKEYEMEVVRDRADNCIIVCSIENLDPMGVHTGDSITVAPSQTLTDKEYQILRNASIAVLREIGVDTGGSNVQFAINPKDGRMIVIEMNPRVSRSSALASKATGFPIAKVAAKLAVGYTLDELKNDITGGATPASFEPSIDYVVTKIPRFAFEKFPQANDRLTTQMKSVGEVMAMGRTFQESFQKALRGLEVGVYGLDEVEADRADLEHELANPGPQRIWYVGQAFREGYTQEQVFNLTKIDPWFLAQIEDIVLTEKAITGRSLKAIQAPELRGLKRKGFSDRRIAKLLGVDETAVRLHRHANGVRPVFKRVDTCAAEFATSTAYMYSSYEEECEARPTDKKKIMVLGGGPNRIGQGIEFDYCCVHAALALREDGYETIMVNCNPETVSTDYDTSDRLYFEPITLEDILEIVHIEKPVGVIVQFGGQTPLKRAQALEENGVPIIGTSPDMIDAAEDRERFQKLLNDLGLKQPPNRTARTPEAAVRLAAEIGYPLVVRPSYVLGGRAMEIVHEQKDLERYMREAVKVSNESPVLLDRFLNDATEVDVDALSDGEQIIIGGIMEHIEQAGVHSGDSACSLPPYTLSARLQDELRRQTEAMARALNVCGLMNVQFAIQGEGDDATVYVLEVNPRASRTVPFVSKACGLQLAKVAARCMAGQSLASQGVTGEIVPPYFSVKEAVFPFVKFPGVDTILGPEMKSTGEVMGVGRSFAEAFVKSQLAAGVRLPQSGTAFISVKPTDRGGAVEVARELNELGFRIVATRGTASAIETAGIPVNVVNKVTEGRPHIVDMIKNNEVSMVINTVEEKRQAIVDSRSIRTSALAAKLTVFTTIEGARAACMGMRHLEGLEVYGLQSLHAELNKQS